A genome region from Schlesneria paludicola DSM 18645 includes the following:
- a CDS encoding sigma-54-dependent transcriptional regulator: MSRILIIDDEPAICWSLKERLADQGHDVRIAASVERAEQVLNDFSPEVITLDVRLPGQDGLSAIPEFRERLPETPIVIMTAFGDLQTVVDAMSRGAFEYLVKPFELPEFLSVVSRALQSRALGAKPAVSIVTGDQMVGRGPAMQAVFKQIALVAPTEFPVLITGETGTGKELVAEAIHRHSQRRTGPFLRVSLASLSPSVIESELFGHVKGAFTGAVENRPGLFDLAENGTIFLDEIGETPLPIQVKLLRVLESRCFTRVGSGEERTTNARLVAATNRDLTSMIADDLFRDDLYHRLKVFAFELPPLRARREDLKPLVEYFLSRHGSSAIASLTDEFWQAIEQRPWNGNVRELRNAIDHAVVLSRGGPLMTEHLPPAIGPVSTMVNPGKQLGVAVADWVQQQLSESSEQSTTDLYRRFLNVAESALFSEILTRTQQNRSAAAKLLGLDRATLRTKLGANAS; the protein is encoded by the coding sequence TTGCTGACCAGGGGCATGACGTACGAATTGCAGCGTCTGTCGAACGTGCCGAGCAGGTTCTGAACGACTTCTCACCCGAAGTGATCACGTTGGATGTCCGATTACCGGGCCAGGATGGCCTTTCGGCGATCCCAGAGTTTCGCGAGCGCCTGCCGGAGACCCCGATTGTCATCATGACGGCATTCGGCGATCTACAGACCGTGGTCGATGCCATGAGCCGAGGTGCGTTCGAGTACCTTGTCAAACCATTTGAACTGCCCGAGTTTCTGTCGGTTGTCTCTCGTGCGCTCCAGTCACGGGCACTCGGAGCCAAGCCAGCCGTCAGCATTGTCACTGGTGATCAGATGGTCGGCCGCGGTCCCGCAATGCAGGCCGTCTTCAAACAGATCGCGCTCGTCGCTCCGACAGAATTTCCGGTGCTGATTACTGGTGAAACCGGAACCGGAAAAGAACTTGTCGCGGAAGCCATCCACCGCCACAGCCAACGTCGCACAGGCCCTTTCTTACGTGTGAGCCTCGCCAGCCTCAGCCCCAGCGTGATCGAGAGCGAGCTGTTTGGCCACGTGAAGGGGGCCTTCACAGGTGCCGTTGAAAACCGACCGGGCCTGTTCGATCTGGCCGAGAATGGGACAATCTTTCTCGACGAGATCGGCGAGACACCCTTGCCGATTCAGGTCAAGCTGCTGCGCGTCCTCGAATCACGCTGCTTCACCCGTGTCGGATCGGGAGAGGAGCGCACCACGAACGCTCGGCTTGTCGCGGCAACCAACCGAGACCTGACGTCCATGATCGCAGACGACTTGTTCCGAGACGACTTGTATCACCGACTGAAAGTTTTTGCATTTGAGCTTCCCCCGCTGCGCGCTCGACGAGAAGACCTGAAGCCACTCGTTGAATACTTCCTCTCGAGACATGGGTCCTCGGCGATCGCCTCGCTGACCGACGAGTTCTGGCAGGCGATCGAACAGCGCCCCTGGAACGGCAATGTCCGTGAGCTTCGCAACGCAATTGATCATGCCGTCGTCTTGTCGCGCGGTGGCCCTCTGATGACGGAACATCTGCCGCCCGCCATCGGCCCTGTCTCGACCATGGTCAATCCGGGCAAACAATTGGGCGTGGCGGTTGCGGACTGGGTGCAGCAGCAGTTGTCCGAATCCAGCGAGCAATCCACGACCGATCTATACCGGCGGTTTTTGAATGTTGCCGAATCGGCGCTGTTTAGTGAAATCCTGACCCGAACGCAGCAGAACCGCAGTGCTGCGGCGAAATTACTGGGACTCGACCGCGCCACGTTGAGAACCAAACTGGGTGCCAATGCCTCGTAA
- a CDS encoding sulfatase-like hydrolase/transferase translates to MKRLGSLSMSIGFWLAMTVTSLAAPPPNLVIFLADDAGWGDYSHSGNQQVSTPNIDSIAKGGVSLDRFFVCPVCAPTRAEFLTGRYHPRGGVRGVSTGLERLDLDEKTLADAFQAAGYATGAFGKWHNGSQWPYHPTARGFDEYFGYTAGHWGEYFDAPLEDHGEMVRTKGYIVDVCTDRALQFIDAHQQKPFLCYVPFTTPHSPWAAPESDWMRFRDRPLSQLASEPDQEVPEHTRCALAMIENQDRNVGRVLTRLHELKLDDNTIVIYFSDNGPNTMRWNGGMKGKKGGTDEGGVRSVCYLKWPARLPAGLTISQISGAIDLLPTLTALAGVTRVGDKPLDGRDLSPLLLNQSVDWPDRPIFSTWAGKVSVRTQHFRLDDQGQLFDMLADPGQRTPIQDHETTAKLTTAVEEWKRTVLNKTKPLENSTGGAIANSTAGRKGISNNSVDPRPIPVGYHKFPLTMLPARDGEPRGQVKRSSSAPNCSYFINWTSTSDSLVWMLNVNTTGKYEVTIDYTCPESDVGSQIELNCGTNRLSGQVSPGWDPPLYTNQDTLPRPTGESQMKDFRSLRVGILHLDQGQAPLILRATEIPGKTVMDVRRVNLRLLPANGS, encoded by the coding sequence ATGAAACGCCTCGGATCTCTGTCGATGTCAATCGGATTCTGGTTGGCCATGACCGTCACGAGTTTGGCCGCCCCCCCGCCAAATCTCGTGATCTTCCTCGCGGATGACGCCGGATGGGGAGACTACAGCCACTCAGGCAATCAACAGGTTTCCACACCGAACATCGATTCGATCGCCAAAGGCGGAGTTTCGCTTGATCGCTTTTTCGTCTGCCCGGTGTGTGCCCCGACACGAGCCGAATTCCTGACGGGACGCTATCATCCGCGCGGCGGCGTACGCGGCGTCTCCACCGGTCTTGAACGCCTGGATCTCGACGAAAAAACGCTCGCTGACGCCTTTCAAGCAGCCGGATACGCGACCGGAGCGTTTGGAAAGTGGCACAACGGCAGCCAGTGGCCCTACCACCCAACGGCACGCGGATTCGATGAATATTTCGGCTACACCGCAGGTCACTGGGGCGAATACTTCGATGCCCCGCTCGAAGACCATGGGGAGATGGTCCGCACAAAAGGATATATCGTCGATGTCTGCACCGACCGTGCCCTTCAGTTCATTGATGCCCATCAGCAGAAGCCGTTCCTCTGCTATGTGCCGTTTACAACACCACACTCACCCTGGGCAGCTCCAGAAAGCGATTGGATGCGATTTCGGGATCGGCCATTGAGTCAATTGGCATCCGAGCCCGATCAAGAAGTTCCAGAGCACACGCGTTGTGCATTGGCCATGATCGAGAACCAGGATCGGAACGTCGGGCGCGTTCTGACGCGGCTGCACGAACTGAAACTGGATGACAATACGATCGTGATCTACTTCTCCGACAACGGCCCCAATACCATGCGTTGGAATGGCGGTATGAAGGGAAAGAAGGGAGGTACTGACGAAGGAGGTGTCCGCAGCGTCTGCTACCTGAAATGGCCCGCACGATTACCAGCCGGACTCACGATCTCACAGATTTCCGGTGCCATTGATCTCTTGCCGACGCTGACGGCGCTCGCAGGCGTGACGCGTGTCGGTGATAAGCCGCTCGACGGCCGAGACCTCAGTCCGCTGCTGCTGAACCAATCCGTCGATTGGCCCGATCGCCCGATTTTTTCGACATGGGCAGGAAAAGTCAGCGTACGGACACAGCATTTTCGTCTCGACGATCAAGGTCAGCTGTTCGACATGCTGGCTGATCCCGGTCAACGCACACCGATCCAAGATCACGAGACGACGGCCAAGTTGACAACGGCGGTCGAAGAATGGAAGCGGACGGTGCTCAACAAAACAAAGCCGCTTGAGAACTCGACAGGCGGTGCAATCGCCAACTCCACCGCCGGCCGAAAGGGGATCAGCAACAACTCGGTTGATCCACGGCCGATTCCAGTGGGCTATCACAAGTTTCCGCTCACGATGCTTCCCGCGCGGGACGGTGAACCGCGCGGACAAGTGAAACGCAGCAGTTCGGCCCCCAATTGCTCGTACTTCATCAATTGGACCTCCACGTCGGACAGCCTGGTCTGGATGCTGAACGTGAACACCACCGGCAAATATGAGGTGACGATCGACTATACCTGTCCCGAATCCGATGTGGGTTCCCAAATCGAACTGAACTGCGGCACGAATCGACTTTCTGGTCAGGTCAGCCCAGGTTGGGACCCGCCACTCTATACGAATCAGGACACATTGCCGCGGCCTACAGGCGAATCACAAATGAAGGACTTTCGATCCCTGCGCGTTGGGATTCTGCACCTTGACCAGGGACAGGCACCGCTGATCCTGCGCGCCACCGAGATTCCCGGGAAAACGGTGATGGACGTACGTCGCGTCAACCTGCGGCTTCTGCCCGCGAATGGATCATGA
- a CDS encoding prenyltransferase/squalene oxidase repeat-containing protein encodes MTCKIFVRRKFDPTKFFPFMEVSRRVPEVALFPQLAQTMRNDKAVAGRIVIDCSSDRKHEMNRYGQIRIESRRKSEGFVMRHAMILVLALCSVLIAIDTAHADRKDPKLKLAARKGLDWLVGEQHRSGYWEANQSQYRVAMTALAGNAMLCEGSTTTRGRYSKSIAAAVDYLIDASQPNGLIGYKHDFHYTYGHGFSMLFLSQVFGEEENSQRREKLREVLTKAVQFCGEAQTPDGGWGYVSAKDGNNFDEGSTCVTQVQGLRACRNAGIPVPKEVVDKAIEYIRKCLSADGGVQYSLRNASGSRPPITAAAIACLFSSGEYENDLAKKLLKYCEKNIEGNSSQSQMGGHWHYTHFYYSQVQYRLGDDKWNKYFNTISKQILAQQNANGSWKEGHVGAVYVTAINSTILLIDNGYLPIYQR; translated from the coding sequence ATGACGTGCAAAATCTTCGTTCGACGCAAGTTCGATCCCACGAAGTTCTTCCCTTTCATGGAAGTCTCGCGTAGAGTTCCTGAAGTGGCGTTGTTTCCGCAATTGGCACAGACCATGCGGAATGACAAGGCGGTCGCTGGTCGAATTGTCATCGATTGCAGCAGCGACCGCAAACACGAGATGAATCGATACGGTCAAATCAGAATTGAGTCGCGGAGAAAGTCTGAGGGTTTCGTCATGCGACATGCGATGATACTGGTGCTCGCGTTGTGTTCGGTTCTGATTGCGATCGACACGGCGCATGCGGACCGGAAGGACCCCAAATTAAAATTGGCGGCGCGCAAAGGACTCGACTGGCTGGTGGGCGAGCAGCACCGCAGTGGGTACTGGGAAGCCAACCAAAGCCAGTACCGCGTCGCGATGACGGCTCTCGCCGGAAATGCGATGCTGTGCGAAGGATCGACGACCACTCGGGGACGTTATTCAAAATCGATTGCTGCCGCGGTCGACTACCTGATCGACGCCTCACAGCCTAACGGTTTGATTGGATACAAGCACGACTTCCACTACACCTACGGTCATGGATTCTCGATGCTGTTTCTCTCGCAGGTATTCGGTGAGGAAGAGAACAGTCAACGGCGCGAGAAATTGCGAGAAGTTTTGACGAAGGCCGTTCAGTTTTGCGGGGAAGCTCAAACACCCGATGGGGGCTGGGGCTATGTTTCTGCTAAGGATGGCAACAACTTCGACGAGGGATCAACCTGCGTAACTCAGGTTCAAGGTCTGCGTGCGTGCCGCAATGCGGGCATCCCCGTACCCAAGGAAGTCGTCGACAAGGCGATCGAGTACATTCGCAAATGCCTATCCGCGGATGGCGGTGTTCAATACAGTTTGCGGAATGCCAGCGGTTCGCGTCCACCCATTACCGCCGCGGCAATCGCCTGCCTGTTTAGTTCGGGCGAGTATGAGAATGATCTCGCGAAGAAGTTACTGAAATATTGCGAGAAGAACATTGAGGGCAATTCGAGTCAGTCTCAAATGGGTGGGCACTGGCACTACACTCATTTCTACTACTCTCAGGTTCAGTATCGACTGGGCGACGACAAATGGAACAAGTACTTTAACACAATCAGCAAACAGATCCTGGCACAGCAGAACGCGAATGGATCATGGAAGGAAGGTCACGTTGGCGCCGTTTATGTGACGGCCATCAACTCGACCATCCTGCTGATCGATAACGGTTATCTGCCGATTTACCAGCGATAG
- a CDS encoding Hsp20/alpha crystallin family protein, whose translation MSESHPDANIPPVERVKQEVDRWLEAVRTTGERAMETLGLSGVNRPTVPAVDIIEFVDRVVVLIDLPGVSAEMVELNIAGNMLIVAANRTRQDFASDARVHLRERFVGTFQRSIPIPATINEEAISAETRNGLLTVTLKKTMPTPGRSIPVSTGNGASGAM comes from the coding sequence ATGTCTGAATCACATCCAGATGCGAATATTCCTCCCGTTGAACGTGTCAAACAAGAAGTCGACCGCTGGCTTGAAGCCGTGCGGACGACAGGTGAGCGTGCGATGGAAACATTGGGGCTGTCGGGCGTGAATCGCCCAACCGTCCCCGCCGTCGATATTATCGAGTTCGTCGACAGGGTCGTCGTATTGATCGACTTGCCCGGGGTCTCGGCAGAAATGGTCGAGCTGAACATCGCAGGAAACATGCTGATCGTCGCGGCCAATCGTACGCGTCAGGATTTTGCATCTGACGCGCGCGTGCACTTGCGAGAACGTTTTGTCGGCACCTTTCAACGCTCCATTCCGATTCCCGCGACGATCAACGAAGAGGCCATTAGCGCCGAAACGCGAAATGGTTTGCTGACCGTGACGCTGAAGAAAACGATGCCGACCCCAGGACGATCGATTCCCGTCTCAACAGGAAATGGGGCTTCTGGCGCGATGTAA
- the tadA gene encoding tRNA adenosine(34) deaminase TadA, with protein MFEHPSDPLQPHARWMHEAMEMARQAFDEGEVPIGAVIVHQDRIIAAAGNQREQLKDPTAHAEMIAITQAAEAMGSWRLLDCALYCTLEPCPMCAGAIVQARIPTVVYGTTDPKAGACHTLFQITNDPRLNHRATVLGGVMQDDCREILQEFFAQQRALGKK; from the coding sequence ATGTTCGAGCATCCCTCTGATCCACTTCAACCGCATGCCCGCTGGATGCACGAAGCGATGGAGATGGCTCGTCAGGCATTCGACGAGGGCGAAGTACCGATCGGAGCGGTGATCGTTCATCAGGACCGGATCATCGCCGCCGCCGGGAATCAGCGTGAGCAACTGAAAGATCCGACGGCTCATGCCGAAATGATCGCCATCACACAGGCCGCCGAAGCGATGGGATCGTGGCGACTGCTCGATTGCGCGCTTTACTGCACGCTGGAACCATGTCCGATGTGTGCCGGCGCTATCGTTCAGGCGCGGATTCCCACGGTCGTGTACGGCACGACCGATCCGAAGGCCGGTGCCTGTCATACGTTGTTCCAGATTACGAACGACCCACGATTGAATCACCGGGCCACGGTGCTGGGCGGCGTGATGCAAGACGACTGCCGTGAGATCCTGCAGGAATTCTTCGCCCAGCAGCGCGCTTTGGGAAAGAAGTAA
- the pdxA gene encoding 4-hydroxythreonine-4-phosphate dehydrogenase PdxA, with the protein MMPPRKPRIALTIGDVAGIGPEVVAKALMDKRLRAECAPLVVGHPAVMRRACALIGSELDLVEVDGLSRVNWESSQVPCWNPSNDDAANVPVGQLDARAGRAAYDYLVAATRAALRNEIDAITTAPLNKAALHAAGLEFPGHTEILALECGVREFAMMLYLPPGDSVRSPYGLGVAHVTLHTSIRSVPGLLSTVHIRETIQLIANFLKRIGCPSPRVGVCALNPHAGESGLFGDEELTLIQPAVEAARQLGIDATGPIPADALLRRAVRGEFDGVAAMYHDQGHIALKLIGFETAVNVTLGLPIVRTSPSHGTAFDIAWKGRAQAAGFLEAVRTAGLLADSRTSLG; encoded by the coding sequence ATGATGCCGCCGAGGAAGCCACGGATCGCACTGACAATCGGAGACGTGGCCGGGATTGGACCGGAAGTCGTTGCCAAGGCGTTGATGGACAAGCGGCTTCGCGCGGAATGTGCCCCACTGGTCGTCGGTCACCCGGCGGTGATGCGTCGGGCCTGCGCCTTGATCGGAAGCGAACTCGATCTGGTGGAAGTCGACGGTCTGAGCCGAGTCAATTGGGAGTCGTCTCAGGTCCCCTGCTGGAATCCCTCGAACGACGATGCGGCGAATGTACCTGTAGGGCAACTGGACGCCCGGGCAGGACGAGCTGCCTATGATTATCTCGTCGCAGCGACGCGTGCGGCGCTCAGGAACGAAATTGACGCCATTACGACCGCACCACTTAACAAGGCCGCACTGCATGCGGCGGGGCTCGAGTTTCCCGGTCATACCGAGATTCTGGCCTTGGAATGTGGTGTTCGCGAATTTGCGATGATGTTGTATCTGCCGCCAGGCGATTCCGTGCGGAGTCCGTACGGCCTGGGGGTGGCGCATGTGACCTTGCACACATCCATCCGCAGCGTGCCGGGATTACTCAGCACCGTCCATATTCGTGAAACGATTCAGTTGATTGCGAATTTTCTGAAACGGATTGGTTGTCCTTCACCGCGCGTTGGTGTCTGTGCCCTCAACCCGCATGCTGGTGAAAGCGGGCTGTTCGGGGACGAAGAGTTGACGTTGATTCAACCCGCAGTCGAGGCCGCCCGACAGCTCGGAATCGACGCAACGGGACCGATTCCGGCCGATGCGTTGCTTCGACGTGCGGTTCGAGGTGAATTTGATGGAGTGGCGGCGATGTACCATGATCAAGGTCACATCGCCCTCAAGCTGATTGGATTCGAGACGGCCGTCAACGTGACCTTGGGCTTGCCGATCGTTCGAACAAGTCCCAGCCATGGCACCGCGTTTGATATTGCCTGGAAGGGGCGAGCGCAGGCGGCGGGATTTCTCGAGGCGGTGCGGACTGCGGGATTGCTCGCGGATTCCCGCACTTCCCTTGGCTAA
- a CDS encoding nuclear transport factor 2 family protein, whose amino-acid sequence MSDAEENVRKLRVAYKMWNDSRGESSQHWLDLMADDVKMTSLASSHPSMEFTKAVHGKSQAEDYFAGLKASWEMVHFTAEEFVAQGDRVVMLGRCAFRSRLTGKTAESAKADVYRFRDGCIVEFFDFYDTAAAYVAGQLD is encoded by the coding sequence ATGAGCGATGCAGAAGAGAACGTTCGGAAACTGCGAGTTGCCTACAAAATGTGGAATGACTCGCGCGGTGAATCGTCACAACACTGGCTCGATCTGATGGCGGATGATGTCAAGATGACGTCTCTGGCCAGTAGCCATCCGTCGATGGAGTTCACAAAGGCCGTTCACGGCAAGAGCCAGGCGGAGGATTACTTTGCGGGATTGAAGGCGAGTTGGGAGATGGTTCATTTCACCGCGGAAGAATTTGTCGCTCAGGGTGACCGCGTTGTGATGCTGGGACGCTGTGCGTTTCGTAGCCGCCTGACCGGAAAGACGGCGGAATCGGCCAAGGCGGATGTCTACCGTTTTCGGGATGGTTGTATTGTGGAATTCTTCGACTTCTACGATACCGCCGCAGCATATGTCGCGGGACAACTGGACTGA
- a CDS encoding PQQ-dependent sugar dehydrogenase, which translates to MLSDRLLRCFPHVVVLWQIACLAQCGWTEDRKSELPKRAPWTTSRITGSPDPQYPYVTEQAFPRLKIDFCLDLAAMPGSDRLFVMDQFGKIVSFPNRDDVDNADLVVDLKKDVPGLEYAYSIVFHPDFERNRYLYVCYIQAPELPDGTHIARFQVSETNPPTIDPKTETTIITWLSGGHNGCHLKFGPEGFLYISTGDGSGANPPDKLRTGQDLSDLLSSILRIDVDHPELGRNYRIPADNPFVETPGARGEIWAYGLRNPWRMSFDRKTGDLWVGDVGWELWEMLDRIERGGNYGWAVLEGRMATHPEWPRGPTPILPPTIDLSHDESSSITDGLTYYGTRLKELYGTHIYSDYDTGRFWGFRYENGKVVDHRELADTTHRVVGIGEDHSGEFFILDHTAGTIHRLIPNPLKDQPITFPRKLSESGLFSSLEPLTPATGVVSYSVNAEPWSDYATAERHLAIPDSGTITPSAPHWKYPKDSVFVKTLSLPTAGNGSKALQRIETQILHFDGAEWMPYTYQWNDEQTDATLLNAVGSERRLKVDDPSSPGQLRQQSWRFASRAECQRCHNKWSGPVLGFSPVQLEHSTDYRGTGPSQFESLIQSGFIVKPETPSAFPALVNPRDVSADLMARARAYLQVNCAHCHRLHAGGAVLSHMHHDLPLEKTNMIGVRPTQGTFGIHAAQVIAPGDPFRSVLYYRMSKQGNGRMPHLGSSELDHEGIALIHDWIHQLPRDLAKPAIGDDIAVNLRREESSQLQRLCQVSASHDPISVANQLLSSTSGALMLLRAIDQRQLPSSLVAIVVDAGAKHPESTVRDLFERFLPPEQRIKRIGTAANPKQILALTGDADNGKRFFFEATGVSCKNCHRVQTEGKQVGPDLTTIGKKLSRPEILESILEPSKRIDPKFVTYLAELDDGRLLTGLLVHQDDQEVVLKDAQDKVVKIPVKTIEQLVPQGQSLMPDSLFRDMTAQQLADLVEYLSHLK; encoded by the coding sequence ATGCTGAGCGACAGACTGCTTCGATGTTTTCCCCACGTTGTGGTCCTCTGGCAGATAGCCTGTCTGGCCCAATGTGGTTGGACCGAGGATCGTAAGAGCGAACTTCCCAAGCGAGCCCCATGGACGACGTCTCGCATTACGGGTTCACCCGACCCGCAGTACCCGTATGTCACGGAACAGGCGTTCCCGCGGCTCAAGATCGACTTCTGCCTTGATCTTGCGGCGATGCCAGGAAGCGACCGTCTGTTCGTGATGGATCAATTCGGGAAGATCGTCTCGTTTCCGAATCGTGACGATGTGGACAACGCGGATCTGGTTGTCGATTTGAAGAAAGACGTTCCAGGCTTGGAGTATGCCTATTCGATCGTCTTCCATCCTGATTTCGAGCGAAACCGCTACCTCTATGTCTGCTATATCCAGGCACCTGAACTTCCGGATGGCACACATATCGCCCGGTTTCAAGTGTCGGAGACCAACCCGCCCACGATCGATCCAAAGACCGAAACGACAATCATCACATGGCTGTCAGGAGGGCATAATGGTTGTCATTTGAAGTTCGGGCCGGAGGGATTTCTTTACATCTCGACGGGGGATGGTAGCGGGGCAAATCCGCCTGACAAACTTCGCACGGGACAAGATCTGAGTGATCTGCTGTCGTCCATCTTGCGAATTGATGTCGATCATCCTGAGCTGGGCCGCAACTATCGGATTCCCGCTGACAATCCTTTTGTCGAGACGCCAGGTGCGCGTGGAGAGATCTGGGCTTACGGGTTGCGCAATCCTTGGCGTATGAGTTTCGATCGCAAGACGGGTGACCTGTGGGTTGGCGATGTAGGCTGGGAACTGTGGGAAATGCTTGATCGAATCGAGCGCGGCGGCAACTATGGCTGGGCCGTGCTTGAAGGGCGAATGGCGACTCATCCCGAATGGCCTCGCGGCCCCACCCCGATTCTGCCTCCGACCATCGATCTGTCACATGACGAGTCGTCTTCGATCACCGATGGGCTGACGTACTATGGTACGCGATTGAAGGAACTGTACGGAACGCATATTTACAGCGACTACGACACGGGACGATTCTGGGGGTTTCGCTACGAAAACGGAAAAGTGGTTGACCATCGCGAGCTGGCCGATACGACACATCGCGTCGTCGGGATCGGCGAAGACCACAGCGGTGAGTTCTTTATTTTGGATCATACGGCAGGAACGATCCACCGGCTAATTCCGAATCCGCTTAAAGACCAACCGATCACGTTTCCCCGGAAGTTGAGTGAGAGCGGACTTTTCAGTTCATTGGAGCCGCTGACGCCCGCGACGGGAGTCGTCTCCTACTCCGTCAATGCCGAGCCATGGTCGGATTATGCGACCGCTGAACGGCACTTGGCGATTCCCGATTCAGGGACGATCACTCCCTCCGCACCCCACTGGAAATATCCCAAGGATTCGGTCTTCGTCAAAACGCTTTCGCTGCCAACTGCGGGAAATGGTTCCAAGGCATTGCAGCGGATCGAAACTCAGATCCTACATTTTGATGGGGCGGAATGGATGCCCTACACTTATCAGTGGAATGATGAGCAGACCGATGCCACGTTGTTGAATGCCGTTGGCTCGGAACGCAGGCTGAAAGTCGACGATCCATCAAGTCCTGGACAGCTGCGACAGCAAAGCTGGCGCTTCGCCAGCCGCGCGGAATGCCAGCGATGCCACAACAAATGGTCTGGCCCCGTTCTGGGATTCAGCCCTGTCCAACTTGAGCATTCAACGGATTATCGTGGCACCGGCCCATCACAGTTCGAGTCGTTGATTCAGTCAGGTTTCATCGTAAAGCCAGAAACGCCGTCCGCGTTCCCTGCACTGGTGAATCCTCGGGATGTTTCGGCGGATTTGATGGCTCGGGCGCGGGCCTATCTCCAAGTGAACTGCGCGCATTGTCACCGCCTGCATGCCGGGGGAGCCGTCTTATCCCACATGCATCACGACCTGCCGCTCGAAAAGACGAACATGATTGGTGTCCGGCCGACCCAGGGCACTTTCGGTATTCATGCCGCACAAGTGATCGCGCCCGGCGATCCGTTTCGATCTGTGCTCTATTATCGGATGTCAAAACAAGGCAACGGTCGCATGCCGCATCTCGGTTCGTCCGAGCTGGATCACGAGGGAATCGCGTTGATTCATGATTGGATTCATCAGTTGCCACGCGATCTGGCAAAACCGGCGATCGGGGACGACATCGCGGTTAACCTTCGACGTGAAGAGTCGTCGCAGTTGCAACGATTGTGTCAGGTTAGTGCGTCACATGATCCGATATCAGTGGCGAATCAATTACTGTCTTCGACCAGTGGTGCGCTGATGCTGCTTCGCGCGATCGACCAACGTCAGTTGCCATCTTCGCTGGTGGCCATCGTCGTTGACGCCGGGGCCAAGCATCCCGAATCGACGGTCCGAGATCTTTTCGAGCGGTTCCTGCCGCCGGAACAACGAATCAAACGCATTGGGACCGCTGCGAACCCGAAGCAGATTCTTGCTCTGACAGGTGACGCCGACAATGGAAAGCGTTTCTTTTTTGAAGCCACGGGCGTCTCGTGCAAGAACTGCCACCGTGTGCAGACTGAGGGAAAACAGGTTGGCCCCGATCTGACGACGATTGGAAAGAAGTTGTCGCGGCCAGAAATCCTGGAAAGCATTCTCGAGCCTTCGAAGCGAATTGATCCGAAGTTTGTCACGTATCTGGCAGAACTGGATGATGGTCGACTGCTGACGGGGTTGTTGGTTCATCAGGACGATCAGGAAGTCGTGCTGAAAGATGCACAGGACAAGGTTGTAAAAATCCCGGTGAAAACGATCGAGCAGTTGGTGCCGCAGGGACAGTCATTGATGCCCGATTCGCTGTTTCGCGACATGACTGCACAACAACTGGCGGACTTGGTCGAGTATCTTTCGCACTTGAAATAA